One window from the genome of Oryctolagus cuniculus chromosome 1, mOryCun1.1, whole genome shotgun sequence encodes:
- the LOC100356662 gene encoding pepsin-3, with translation MKWLLLLGLLALSECIIHKVPLVRKKSLRKNLIEKGLLKDYLKTHTPNLATKYLPKASFDSVPTETLENYLDTEYFGTIGIGTPAQDFTVIFDTGSSNLWVPSVYCSSAACSVHNQFNPEDSSTFQATSESLSITYGTGSMTGFLGYDTVKVGNIEDTNQIFGLSESEPGSFLYYAPFDGILGLAYPSISSSDATPVFDNMWNEGLVSEDLFSVYLSSDDESGSVVMFGGIDSSYYTGSLNWVPVSYEGYWQITLDSITMDGETIACADGCQAIVDTGTSLLAGPTSAISNIQSYIGASENSDGEMIVSCSSMYSLPNIVFTINGVQYPVPASAYILEEDDACISGFEGMNLDTYTGELWILGDVFIRQYFTVFDRANNQLGLAAAA, from the exons ATgaagtggctgctgctgctcggGCTGCTGGCACTCTCTGAGTGCATCATCCACAA GGTCCCCCTGGTCAGAAAGAAGTCCTTGAGGAAGAACCTGATTGAGAAGGGCTTGCTGAAGGACTACCTGAAGACTCACACCCCCAACCTGGCCACCAAGTACCTGCCCAAAGCTTCCTTCGACTCAGTGCCCACTGAGACCCTGGAGAACTACCTGGAT ACAGAGTACTTTGGCACCATCGGCATCGGAACCCCCGCTCAGGACTTCACCGTCATCTTTGACACTGGCTCCTCCAACCTGTGGGTGCCCTCTGTCTACTGTtccagtgctgcctgca GCGTCCATAACCAGTTCAACCCTGAGGACTCCTCCACCTTCCAGGCCACTAGCGAGTCTCTCTCCatcacctatggcactggcagcATGACAGGCTTCCTGGGATACGACACTGTGAAA GTTGGAAACATCGAGGACACCAACCAGATCTTTGGGCTGAGTGAGTCAgagcctggctccttcctgtaCTACGCTCCCTTCGATGGCATCCTGGGTCTGGCCTACCCCAGCATTTCCTCCTCTGATGCCACGCCTGTCTTTGACAACATGTGGAACGAGGGCCTGGTGTCTGAGGACCTCTTCTCCGTCTACTTGAGCTC TGATGACGAGAGTGGCAGCGTTGTGATGTTTGGTGGCATTGATTCTTCTTACTACACTGGAAGCCTGAACTGGGTGCCTGTTTCTTATGAAGGCTACTGGCAGATCACTCTGGACAG CATCACCATGGATGGAGAGACCATCGCTTGTGCTGATGGCTGCCAGGCCATTGTGGACACGGGCACCTCTCTGCTGGCTGGCCCCACCAGTGCCATTTCCAACATCCAGAGCTACATTGGAGCTTCTGAGAACTCTGATGGCGAG ATGATCGTCAGCTGCTCATCCATGTACTCCCTGCCCAACATTGTCTTCACCATCAATGGAGTCCAGTACCCTGTGCCCGCCAGTGCCTACATCCTGGAG GAAGATGACGCCTGCATTAGTGGCTTTGAGGGCATGAACCTCGACACCTACACTGGCGAGCTCTGGATCCTGGGTGACGTCTTCATCCGCCAGTACTTCACCGTCTTCGACCGAGCCAACAatcagctgggcctggctgccgcAGCTTAA